Proteins co-encoded in one Spirosoma endbachense genomic window:
- a CDS encoding S9 family peptidase — protein MKSVYFLQLLAFLVSLDFVWAQAPSITQSIDMKSVSNPQLSPDGKWVAYTLTKTNWDDNTYDTDIWLASTITNERFQLTNSKKSNSSPAWSPDGKWLAFLSTRDDKSQLYLISPSGGEARPLTKFETGVTAFKWSPTGKQLIFSATVPDGKLDKERKEKYSDYEVVRDDYKMVHLYLLDSLANEKPAKPKALTKGEGFSVGSFVVSPDGQKIAFDASKNPDLINSHTSDLYVLTLGDTVTRKIVSLKGPDQNPVWSPDGQQIAFTTANENEFFFYTNRLIASVPVAGGTPKMLTNTFDENANLLEWTADGILFSGYQKTAAHLFRLDPATLKTERLTKPDNLIATQFSFSKDGRQMAFVGAMPNQYAEIQTSGVREFVPKTLTDMSAQLKPFKTATREVVSWKSVDGNVIEGILIKPANFDPARKYPLLVVIHGGPTGIDLPSVAADRYYPVEQFINKGALVLRPNYRGSAGYGSKFRSLNVKNLGLGDYDDVISGVDYLIGKGMVDKDKVGAMGWSQGGYISAFITTYSDRFKATSVGAGISNWATYYQNTDITPFTRQYLQGTPWDNADIYQKTSPISYINRAKTPTLIQHGELDKRVPIANAYELRLALEDKGVPVRMVVYKGFGHGITKPKPMRQVMEENYRWFSKYIWGESL, from the coding sequence ATGAAATCAGTGTACTTTCTTCAGTTGCTGGCCTTTCTGGTTAGCCTCGATTTTGTGTGGGCTCAGGCCCCGAGCATTACGCAGTCCATCGACATGAAAAGCGTATCGAACCCACAGCTTTCGCCCGATGGCAAATGGGTCGCTTACACGCTTACGAAAACCAATTGGGACGATAATACCTACGATACCGATATCTGGCTCGCCAGCACGATTACGAACGAACGGTTTCAACTTACCAATTCCAAAAAATCGAATAGCAGTCCGGCCTGGTCGCCGGATGGAAAGTGGCTGGCTTTTCTGTCAACGCGCGACGATAAATCGCAACTGTACCTGATAAGCCCATCCGGCGGAGAAGCACGACCATTAACCAAATTCGAGACTGGTGTAACGGCCTTTAAATGGTCGCCTACCGGAAAGCAGCTCATCTTTTCGGCTACTGTGCCCGATGGCAAACTCGATAAGGAGCGGAAAGAAAAATACAGTGATTATGAGGTTGTCCGTGATGATTATAAGATGGTTCATCTTTATCTGCTCGACAGTCTCGCCAATGAGAAGCCCGCGAAGCCCAAAGCCCTGACCAAAGGAGAAGGGTTCTCGGTAGGTAGTTTTGTCGTTTCACCCGATGGCCAGAAAATTGCGTTCGACGCGTCGAAAAACCCCGACCTGATCAATAGCCATACGTCGGATTTATACGTACTGACGCTGGGCGACACTGTAACGCGCAAAATCGTATCGCTTAAAGGGCCTGATCAAAATCCAGTCTGGTCGCCCGATGGCCAGCAGATTGCCTTCACAACGGCGAATGAAAACGAATTCTTTTTTTATACCAATCGCCTGATTGCCAGCGTACCCGTGGCCGGAGGTACACCTAAAATGCTGACAAATACCTTCGACGAAAACGCGAATCTTCTGGAATGGACAGCCGATGGTATTTTGTTCAGCGGTTATCAGAAAACGGCAGCACACCTCTTCCGGCTTGACCCCGCCACGCTAAAAACCGAACGTCTGACGAAACCAGATAACCTGATAGCAACCCAATTCTCGTTCAGCAAAGATGGTCGACAAATGGCCTTTGTGGGAGCGATGCCGAACCAATATGCCGAAATCCAAACGTCGGGTGTGCGCGAGTTTGTACCCAAAACGCTCACTGACATGAGTGCCCAGTTAAAGCCTTTTAAAACGGCAACACGTGAAGTTGTCAGTTGGAAATCGGTCGATGGGAACGTGATCGAAGGCATTTTGATTAAACCCGCCAATTTCGATCCAGCGCGTAAATATCCCCTTCTGGTCGTTATTCACGGTGGTCCAACGGGTATCGATCTCCCATCGGTTGCCGCCGACCGATACTACCCGGTTGAGCAGTTTATAAACAAGGGCGCACTCGTATTGCGACCCAACTACCGGGGATCGGCAGGCTACGGAAGCAAGTTTCGCTCATTGAATGTTAAAAATCTGGGTCTGGGCGATTACGACGACGTAATTTCAGGCGTCGATTATCTGATCGGAAAAGGAATGGTCGACAAAGACAAAGTCGGAGCAATGGGCTGGAGCCAGGGAGGATACATCTCCGCCTTTATCACGACCTACAGTGATCGATTCAAGGCAACGTCAGTTGGGGCGGGTATTTCGAACTGGGCAACCTACTATCAGAACACCGATATTACGCCTTTTACGAGGCAATACCTTCAGGGTACGCCCTGGGACAATGCTGACATTTACCAGAAAACTTCGCCGATCAGCTACATCAATCGGGCTAAAACACCGACGCTTATTCAACACGGGGAGTTAGACAAACGCGTCCCGATCGCCAATGCTTACGAGCTTCGACTGGCCCTGGAAGATAAGGGTGTGCCGGTCAGAATGGTCGTCTATAAGGGCTTTGGTCATGGCATTACGAAGCCAAAACCGATGCGACAGGTCATGGAAGAGAACTACCGCTGGTTTAGCAAATACATCTGGGGTGAAAGCCTTTAG
- a CDS encoding CvfB family protein, producing the protein MIDIGRMNTLTALRETSVGFFLGEPGSENPQDDVLLPNKYVPTSLAVGDEIEVFIYTDSEDRPIATTLTPHIMRDEFAPLPVVSVTNVGAFLNWGLEKDLLVPYREQSHPMVVGQWYVVYMYLDEDTGRLVASSKVSRFLDDDVSDLCKGDEVDLLAYERTDLGYNVIINDRYQGLLYHSGIFRPIQTGDRMPGFIKHIRDDKLVDVSLQQEGFQNIEPNAQRILDELKANKGFLPLNDHSDPQAIHQALEMSKKTFKKAIGVLYKERKIVIQTDGISLV; encoded by the coding sequence ATGATTGACATCGGTCGCATGAATACGCTTACAGCCCTGCGCGAAACCAGTGTTGGGTTTTTTCTGGGTGAACCAGGCTCTGAAAATCCGCAGGATGATGTATTACTGCCCAACAAATACGTACCGACATCGCTGGCGGTTGGCGACGAAATCGAGGTATTTATTTATACCGATTCCGAAGATCGGCCCATTGCGACTACATTGACCCCGCACATCATGCGCGACGAATTTGCGCCCTTACCTGTAGTATCCGTTACGAACGTGGGTGCGTTTTTGAATTGGGGCCTGGAGAAAGATCTGCTCGTCCCTTATCGGGAACAAAGCCATCCGATGGTAGTAGGGCAGTGGTATGTTGTCTATATGTACCTTGATGAGGATACCGGTCGATTGGTCGCTTCCAGCAAAGTGAGCCGGTTTCTGGATGATGATGTGTCTGATCTGTGCAAAGGTGATGAGGTCGATCTGCTGGCTTACGAACGAACGGATCTCGGCTATAACGTAATAATCAACGACCGCTACCAGGGCTTACTTTACCATAGCGGAATCTTTCGGCCCATACAAACCGGCGATCGGATGCCAGGATTCATAAAGCATATCCGCGATGATAAGCTGGTTGATGTTAGTTTACAGCAGGAGGGCTTCCAGAACATTGAGCCGAATGCGCAGCGTATTCTGGACGAACTGAAGGCCAACAAGGGTTTTCTGCCCTTAAACGATCACAGCGATCCGCAGGCCATACACCAGGCGCTGGAAATGAGCAAGAAGACCTTCAAAAAAGCCATTGGCGTGCTCTATAAAGAACGAAAAATCGTGATTCAGACCGATGGTATTTCGTTGGTATAA
- a CDS encoding 3'-5' exonuclease → MPFLVLDLEMTGPEPDYNEIIQIGAVLFDDSWVEKGQYLTNVYPENKDAFSSSSEKIHNLSLADLEDAPMIYDVLPELEEWICQQLGIRVPKGQLDRTPFLRDVIICGQSVINDINFLKEAYRYEKLKWPYSRVLLDLHTLAYFTFRILKANGRKVPDRLSLTAIANYFGFSREDGFHNALEDSVLTAKCMKEVFKLSEGMKLPV, encoded by the coding sequence ATGCCTTTTTTAGTACTTGACCTCGAAATGACCGGTCCAGAACCGGATTACAACGAAATTATTCAGATTGGTGCCGTCCTTTTCGATGACAGTTGGGTCGAAAAGGGTCAGTATCTTACCAATGTGTATCCTGAAAATAAAGACGCCTTTTCGTCATCTTCCGAAAAGATCCATAATCTGTCATTGGCCGATCTGGAAGACGCGCCGATGATCTATGATGTTTTGCCCGAACTGGAAGAGTGGATCTGTCAGCAGCTTGGCATTCGGGTTCCCAAGGGTCAATTAGACCGGACGCCCTTTCTTCGCGACGTGATTATCTGCGGCCAGAGCGTTATCAATGACATCAATTTTCTGAAGGAAGCCTATCGTTACGAGAAGCTCAAATGGCCGTATTCACGGGTCTTGCTGGATCTGCATACGCTGGCCTATTTCACCTTCCGAATCCTGAAAGCGAACGGACGCAAAGTGCCAGATCGGCTGAGTTTGACGGCCATTGCCAATTACTTTGGCTTCTCGCGCGAAGATGGCTTTCATAATGCGCTGGAAGACTCGGTGCTCACGGCCAAGTGTATGAAGGAAGTGTTTAAGCTGAGCGAGGGAATGAAACTACCGGTTTGA
- a CDS encoding CHAT domain-containing protein, translating to MSCFRLYLLVSVGLTIGLTNSVDGQCPSKNQFYRSLQTISAQTDLARQASSFQKWKEQWEHCGYPADSTYVNGLLELGLAQFNQNELATAIQNTEKAIQLCKSHQSVMSADQLAKGFYRLGLILSFQGKPKEAQEALNQSIREGSKVPTAAKWVGNAYLYLAFGYNAAGDYQQAVSTAERAEIVAQKTHDKLLLAKLVQEKAKALTRLANYVAARKAAELSINLVQNDKSLQAAVATGYRLLGSIAEGQGQIAEALQYERRAFEVSRDSKDPYAPNYAVTLGMHYYKQQKYEQAAPYFRYSIDHNTSPYNKAQSLDNLGAVYWKQKQFIPALRYYQTGLRTMPIGFMDSRIEKSPSLEIIRRAARKQYLLTIIQDKADTWLDFAKATNNNRQRLQFALDTYNVADQIIDFMRWEQTGQQSKLYWRQKTRGMYQRAIETCYLLGDTEQAFRFLEKSRAVMLADKLNELGAQQQLSTQQAADEQRLRQTVGEQQNKLAGLSPDSASYAAVRDVLLVKQDSLEAFLKQLEATNPAYFRYKYDNTTSALADLQRYLKKQSGSLVTYFVGDSALYVMGVTGDSVTFQQQSAGAYNQILSQFAPLLNSPEAMNKQANVSRFLTLGNGLYQQLLAPLKLPKGRVIVSPDGFFIPFDALSRSADHPDYAVNEYAFSYAYSASLLLKNGIIQKPVPSFQKAGFLGVAPVDFAPRLSQVMLSGSDIALIAIASRFDSPMLLTHKAATRGAFQRQVSAYPVVLLFTHAAADSTSQEPMLYFADSTLRLSELGDGALPNAQLVVLAACKTGIGANQQGEGVFSLARGFSALGVPSVLTTLWSVQNEATYQLTSLFYKYLDEGLPKDIALQRAKQEWLTKAEGVNQLPNYWAGLIVIGDTEPLSRTNYWLWIAGGLLVLLSGFAAWWFWRKRQVKPVVSFPRSA from the coding sequence ATGAGCTGTTTCAGACTCTACTTACTAGTCAGTGTTGGATTAACTATTGGCCTGACAAATTCGGTTGACGGACAATGTCCATCGAAAAACCAGTTTTATCGGTCACTCCAGACTATTTCAGCGCAAACTGATTTAGCCAGGCAGGCTAGTTCCTTCCAGAAATGGAAAGAACAATGGGAGCACTGTGGCTATCCTGCCGACTCGACCTATGTAAACGGGTTGTTAGAATTGGGTCTGGCCCAGTTTAACCAGAATGAATTGGCTACCGCCATTCAGAATACCGAAAAGGCCATTCAGCTATGCAAAAGCCATCAGTCGGTCATGTCGGCCGATCAATTGGCAAAAGGGTTTTATCGATTAGGATTGATATTAAGCTTTCAGGGGAAACCTAAAGAAGCTCAGGAAGCTCTGAATCAATCGATCCGAGAGGGTAGTAAAGTGCCGACAGCTGCCAAATGGGTTGGTAATGCGTATTTATATTTAGCCTTTGGCTATAATGCAGCCGGTGACTATCAACAGGCAGTAAGTACGGCTGAACGAGCCGAAATTGTCGCTCAGAAGACGCATGATAAGCTACTATTGGCAAAATTAGTCCAGGAGAAAGCAAAAGCGCTGACTCGATTAGCTAACTATGTCGCTGCCCGTAAAGCGGCTGAACTCTCCATTAATCTGGTTCAGAATGATAAGTCACTTCAGGCCGCTGTGGCTACCGGCTATCGATTGCTTGGCAGCATTGCCGAAGGACAGGGGCAAATTGCCGAGGCATTGCAATACGAACGCCGGGCTTTTGAGGTGTCGCGGGATAGTAAGGACCCCTATGCACCCAATTATGCCGTGACCTTAGGGATGCATTATTACAAACAGCAGAAGTATGAGCAGGCTGCGCCCTATTTTAGGTATAGTATTGACCACAATACCAGTCCGTACAACAAAGCACAGTCGTTAGATAACCTTGGGGCAGTGTATTGGAAACAGAAGCAGTTTATACCTGCTTTACGTTATTACCAAACGGGTCTTCGAACGATGCCAATTGGGTTTATGGATTCACGAATTGAGAAGTCGCCTTCTCTGGAAATTATTCGAAGGGCGGCCCGTAAACAATATCTGCTAACGATCATTCAGGACAAAGCGGATACCTGGCTCGATTTCGCCAAAGCCACGAATAATAACCGCCAACGGCTTCAATTCGCACTCGATACCTACAATGTTGCTGATCAAATTATCGACTTCATGCGCTGGGAGCAAACTGGTCAGCAGTCAAAACTCTACTGGCGGCAGAAAACGCGAGGGATGTACCAGCGGGCTATTGAAACGTGCTACTTACTGGGCGATACTGAGCAGGCATTTCGCTTTTTAGAAAAAAGCCGGGCCGTGATGCTGGCCGACAAACTAAATGAACTCGGCGCACAACAGCAACTGTCTACGCAACAGGCAGCTGATGAACAACGGTTAAGGCAGACTGTCGGGGAGCAGCAGAATAAACTTGCCGGATTATCGCCCGATAGTGCCAGCTACGCAGCTGTCCGCGACGTTCTCCTGGTTAAACAGGATAGCTTGGAAGCGTTTCTGAAACAACTGGAAGCGACGAATCCAGCTTACTTCCGCTATAAATACGACAATACGACGTCAGCCCTCGCCGATCTGCAGCGTTACCTCAAAAAACAGTCGGGATCGCTTGTTACGTATTTTGTGGGCGATAGTGCGCTTTATGTCATGGGCGTAACAGGTGATTCGGTTACGTTTCAGCAGCAATCCGCCGGAGCTTATAACCAGATACTCAGTCAGTTTGCGCCACTCCTGAACAGCCCCGAAGCCATGAACAAACAGGCCAATGTCAGCCGGTTTCTGACACTGGGTAATGGCCTGTATCAACAGTTACTGGCTCCGTTGAAGCTACCCAAAGGGCGGGTTATCGTTTCGCCGGATGGCTTTTTTATTCCATTCGATGCCTTGAGCCGATCAGCTGACCATCCCGATTATGCTGTCAATGAGTATGCATTCAGTTATGCGTATTCGGCCAGTTTACTGCTCAAAAACGGCATTATTCAGAAACCAGTACCGAGCTTCCAGAAGGCTGGCTTTCTGGGAGTTGCGCCGGTCGATTTTGCCCCCCGATTAAGTCAGGTTATGCTGTCAGGCTCTGATATTGCCCTGATCGCTATTGCCAGTCGATTCGATTCGCCCATGTTACTAACCCACAAAGCAGCTACACGGGGAGCGTTCCAGCGGCAAGTCTCGGCTTATCCTGTCGTGCTTCTCTTCACCCATGCTGCTGCTGATAGTACCAGTCAGGAGCCGATGCTCTACTTTGCCGACTCTACGCTTCGACTCTCTGAACTTGGCGATGGAGCACTACCCAATGCGCAGTTAGTGGTGCTGGCGGCCTGTAAAACCGGCATTGGGGCCAATCAGCAGGGCGAAGGCGTGTTCAGTCTGGCACGGGGTTTTTCGGCATTGGGTGTACCAAGCGTGTTAACGACACTTTGGAGCGTTCAAAACGAGGCTACCTATCAATTGACCAGTCTCTTTTATAAATACCTGGATGAGGGCTTGCCAAAGGATATTGCGCTTCAACGAGCCAAACAGGAATGGCTTACCAAGGCTGAAGGTGTTAATCAGTTACCTAATTATTGGGCTGGCCTGATCGTTATCGGCGATACAGAACCATTGTCGCGAACGAATTACTGGTTATGGATTGCGGGCGGGTTATTGGTTTTGCTGAGTGGTTTTGCAGCCTGGTGGTTCTGGCGGAAACGCCAGGTCAAACCGGTAGTTTCATTCCCTCGCTCAGCTTAA
- a CDS encoding S8 family serine peptidase, which produces MSYDLPKPRRFTITIPELGKAQVVVESVSGKRPGLIIKPELRNRRTYSRLQNLDKSVVVQLRDAKDRKVRYLAVKNQKIVLLTDAQLKEFESEKLAVEQVVRKRGREISSKPLTIRYTVSDCPALVKGENIHTVLLEWEEDTGFVNGSISPEFRFSNENGRIIVDAGSQSDNSFIISPDDTLDPPVPPHACASTVNTVLGESDYKTLTPEDISHYRRWANDYTGPTVAVLDTGLKFNFRNKGEEEPEDGSYYYRDAKTGELRHFVVAFQEERGSACRNLTGNHIGYCAVCRYKQSDFLLQATANQISAGLPCQTKDICNSPFDDHRILDNTGKLLDGRHGTSIAAIIQQKAKVRILPVKAFDNQGFGTLFDMLNAFNYILNRQQADNIRVVNASWITGRDEPLLLQKVQQLMGADVFLVAASGNIGQSIDPNLNNVPLYPACYSTICPNVITVTTAARTYRTQTVGSRTKESATQDPIEHGLNEERQRRTILKQFGIDDPTIRFRFEGLIAVENYSTTFVNVGVVGDVQGYFRSPVLNGGLLNGSSFACGYVSAAVAEKLRTHPASTRAQLMAALTGRDTMLKSEGVNDGRYLLP; this is translated from the coding sequence ATGAGTTATGATCTCCCTAAACCCCGCCGATTTACAATCACCATTCCTGAATTAGGAAAAGCTCAGGTAGTTGTCGAGTCAGTTTCTGGTAAACGGCCTGGCCTGATCATAAAGCCAGAACTACGAAATCGACGAACGTACAGCCGATTACAAAATTTAGATAAGTCTGTCGTTGTTCAGTTACGAGACGCTAAGGATCGGAAAGTCAGGTATTTGGCCGTAAAAAACCAGAAAATTGTTTTGTTGACTGATGCTCAGTTAAAGGAATTCGAATCAGAAAAATTAGCTGTTGAGCAGGTAGTTCGTAAACGAGGAAGAGAAATCAGTTCAAAGCCATTAACGATTCGGTACACAGTTAGTGACTGTCCTGCTCTGGTCAAAGGGGAGAACATCCATACCGTATTGCTCGAATGGGAAGAAGATACGGGCTTCGTCAACGGGAGTATTTCGCCGGAGTTCCGCTTCTCTAATGAGAATGGAAGAATTATTGTTGATGCCGGTTCGCAGAGTGACAATTCATTTATTATCAGCCCCGATGATACACTGGATCCTCCTGTACCTCCTCATGCCTGTGCATCTACCGTAAACACGGTACTGGGGGAGTCGGATTACAAGACATTGACCCCTGAGGATATTAGTCACTACCGCCGATGGGCCAATGATTATACCGGGCCAACTGTAGCCGTATTAGATACGGGTTTGAAATTTAATTTTAGAAATAAAGGAGAGGAAGAACCTGAGGATGGATCCTATTATTACCGTGACGCAAAAACTGGGGAACTACGACATTTTGTCGTGGCGTTTCAGGAGGAACGGGGCTCGGCTTGCCGCAATCTGACTGGTAATCATATCGGTTATTGCGCGGTTTGCCGATATAAACAATCGGATTTTCTGCTGCAGGCAACGGCAAACCAAATTAGTGCTGGATTGCCATGCCAGACAAAAGATATTTGTAATAGCCCGTTTGATGATCATCGTATTCTGGATAATACAGGTAAACTACTGGATGGGCGACATGGTACATCGATTGCAGCCATTATCCAGCAAAAAGCCAAGGTTCGCATTTTGCCCGTAAAAGCATTTGACAATCAGGGGTTCGGTACACTGTTTGATATGCTGAATGCCTTTAACTATATCCTGAATCGACAGCAAGCCGATAACATTCGAGTGGTTAATGCAAGCTGGATTACGGGTAGAGATGAACCACTGTTATTGCAAAAGGTTCAGCAACTGATGGGCGCAGATGTGTTTCTGGTGGCGGCTTCGGGTAATATTGGGCAATCGATCGATCCTAATTTAAATAATGTACCCTTATATCCGGCCTGCTACAGTACCATTTGCCCCAATGTGATCACAGTTACAACAGCCGCCCGAACGTATCGAACCCAGACTGTAGGGAGTCGAACAAAAGAATCTGCTACGCAGGACCCCATTGAACATGGATTGAACGAAGAGCGGCAACGGCGGACTATCCTGAAACAGTTTGGTATTGATGACCCGACCATTCGGTTCCGTTTTGAGGGCTTGATCGCTGTAGAAAACTATTCGACCACTTTTGTCAATGTAGGGGTTGTTGGCGATGTGCAAGGGTATTTCAGGAGCCCAGTCTTGAACGGTGGCCTGCTCAACGGTAGTTCTTTTGCCTGTGGCTATGTATCGGCGGCAGTGGCCGAGAAACTTCGTACTCATCCTGCCTCTACCAGAGCGCAGCTAATGGCGGCTCTTACGGGCCGTGATACAATGCTTAAGAGCGAGGGAGTTAATGATGGACGTTATCTGCTTCCTTAA
- a CDS encoding tetratricopeptide repeat protein, which produces MNTDLETIENYLTGQLPADERTQFESALKTDPAVADALAFYVMSKQAAKVQAREQRLAEFDELRRQQPRIGQRSMSSWVTYVAAAASIVLVLSLGWYFFWPSTDSTLIASQQVDTYVSTHFMQLPTTMDGSTDSLKMGIDRFNRGQLAEAATVFQDVLTRHPDTDTALKYAGIVALRQGNYDKAIDQFHRLSERTDLFANPGLFYESLTLLKRGQPMDKSRAKKLLEEVIKKNLEGKGEAEKLIENL; this is translated from the coding sequence GCAGTTTGAATCGGCTCTAAAAACAGACCCCGCTGTGGCTGATGCACTGGCTTTTTATGTCATGTCGAAGCAAGCCGCAAAGGTGCAGGCCCGAGAGCAACGTCTTGCCGAGTTCGATGAACTACGCCGTCAGCAACCCCGTATAGGTCAGCGGTCGATGAGCAGTTGGGTAACCTATGTAGCCGCTGCCGCCAGCATTGTATTGGTACTAAGTTTAGGCTGGTATTTTTTCTGGCCTTCAACGGATTCGACACTTATTGCCAGCCAACAGGTCGATACATATGTTTCAACCCACTTTATGCAGCTACCAACCACAATGGATGGCAGTACGGATAGCCTTAAAATGGGTATTGATCGATTCAATAGAGGACAATTGGCCGAAGCGGCTACTGTTTTTCAGGATGTGCTGACACGCCATCCGGATACAGATACTGCTTTAAAATATGCCGGTATTGTTGCCCTTCGGCAAGGGAATTACGACAAAGCCATTGACCAGTTTCACCGCCTGAGCGAGCGCACCGATCTCTTTGCAAACCCCGGTTTATTCTACGAAAGTCTGACGTTGCTCAAGCGCGGACAACCGATGGATAAAAGCAGGGCCAAAAAATTGCTTGAGGAGGTGATTAAGAAGAACTTGGAAGGGAAAGGAGAGGCTGAGAAGTTGATTGAGAATCTTTAA